A stretch of the Kroppenstedtia eburnea genome encodes the following:
- a CDS encoding class I adenylate-forming enzyme family protein: MNLSKVLQINGDKYPDREALLFGEQRITYRQWNEQADHLARHLQQKGIQRGDRVVLMMPNLPDFAILYFAILRAGGVAVPINARFSREEVAYILEDCQAGGIFVHEKLFPSVAELAGMQPSRFHVKTGPAEGSWESLEDWKTSSPSGDPPWFDPTTLTGEDEVDVLYTSGTTGCPKGVRFSHSNLLTVGTMIAIEFEVNLGSRVLHMMPLSHSAPLHLMFVSAVIVGASHVFYPTFTPEVFLRLVEQGRITHFFGAPVAYLLSMGEPAFREADLSSAKYWVYGGSPLSKDQADAIADAFGKEKLVCVYGLTEAGPSGTLMHHRDYHEKSGSIGRRGALFTEIEIVDEQGQPCPVDRIGEIRLRGEGTMLGYLNRPEETMETLKNGWIYTGDLAFRDGDGFFWIVDRKKDVIITGGINVYPKEVEDALTSHPAVQEAAVVGLPHPTWGETVTAFMVPKPGANPLDEDGWLKEVRRYLAGKIAEFKIPGSVKMLTGLPRNASGKILKHRLKEIGTEADSYV; this comes from the coding sequence GTGAATCTGTCAAAGGTCCTGCAGATCAACGGGGATAAGTATCCGGATCGGGAAGCGTTGCTCTTCGGAGAACAACGGATCACTTACAGGCAATGGAATGAGCAGGCGGATCATCTGGCTCGCCACTTGCAACAAAAGGGGATCCAACGGGGGGACAGGGTGGTTTTGATGATGCCCAACCTCCCTGACTTTGCCATTCTCTACTTTGCCATCCTCCGTGCCGGCGGGGTGGCGGTGCCCATCAACGCCCGGTTCAGTCGGGAGGAAGTGGCCTATATCCTGGAGGATTGCCAGGCCGGAGGGATATTTGTGCATGAGAAGCTTTTTCCCTCTGTTGCTGAATTGGCCGGGATGCAACCCTCCCGTTTCCATGTGAAAACAGGCCCCGCCGAGGGAAGTTGGGAAAGCCTGGAGGACTGGAAGACCTCTTCTCCTTCTGGAGATCCCCCCTGGTTTGATCCGACGACATTGACCGGGGAGGATGAGGTGGATGTTCTCTACACTTCCGGCACGACGGGATGTCCGAAAGGGGTGCGGTTCAGCCACAGCAATCTGCTGACGGTTGGAACGATGATCGCCATCGAATTTGAAGTCAACCTGGGGAGTCGGGTCTTGCACATGATGCCGCTCAGCCATTCCGCCCCCTTGCACTTGATGTTTGTATCCGCTGTCATCGTCGGTGCATCCCATGTGTTTTATCCCACCTTCACTCCGGAGGTTTTTTTGCGCCTGGTGGAGCAGGGGAGGATCACTCATTTCTTCGGCGCCCCGGTGGCCTATCTGCTCAGCATGGGGGAGCCCGCCTTCCGCGAGGCGGATCTTTCCTCAGCTAAATACTGGGTGTATGGAGGTTCACCTCTGTCCAAGGATCAGGCGGATGCGATTGCCGATGCATTTGGTAAGGAGAAGTTGGTCTGTGTCTATGGTCTGACTGAGGCCGGACCGAGTGGAACCCTGATGCACCATCGGGATTATCATGAAAAATCGGGGAGTATCGGACGACGGGGAGCCTTGTTCACTGAAATCGAAATAGTGGATGAACAGGGTCAACCTTGCCCGGTGGACCGGATTGGCGAAATCCGACTGCGGGGTGAAGGGACGATGCTGGGTTACCTCAACCGGCCGGAGGAGACGATGGAGACGCTGAAAAACGGTTGGATTTATACCGGTGATTTGGCCTTTCGGGATGGGGACGGGTTTTTCTGGATTGTGGATCGCAAAAAAGATGTGATCATCACAGGGGGGATCAATGTCTATCCGAAAGAGGTGGAGGATGCCTTGACCAGTCATCCCGCGGTACAGGAAGCGGCGGTGGTGGGTCTGCCGCATCCGACATGGGGAGAAACGGTGACGGCCTTTATGGTTCCGAAACCGGGGGCCAACCCGTTGGATGAAGATGGCTGGCTGAAGGAGGTCCGCCGCTATCTGGCCGGGAAGATCGCTGAATTCAAAATTCCGGGGAGTGTGAAGATGTTGACGGGATTGCCCCGAAATGCCAGCGGTAAAATCCTGAAACACCGATTGAAAGAGATTGGGACGGAGGCTGATTCATATGTGTAA
- a CDS encoding MerR family transcriptional regulator yields MNHKDLFTISELSRELDISTRTIRYYEEIGLILPQRSGKGTRYYDRGDRARLKLILRGKRLGFSLHEIKEMITLFDEDRTGRKQLQRTLQYGEEKIRELDAWIDELSRLREEIQDFKARFEEKLASLEAGEDANKSKK; encoded by the coding sequence ATGAATCACAAGGATCTCTTTACGATATCTGAATTGTCCCGGGAGTTGGATATCAGTACACGAACGATCCGGTATTATGAGGAGATCGGCTTGATCCTGCCGCAGCGGAGTGGAAAAGGCACCCGATATTACGACCGCGGTGATCGGGCCCGTCTCAAACTGATACTGCGCGGAAAAAGATTAGGCTTCTCCTTGCATGAGATCAAGGAGATGATCACCTTGTTCGATGAAGACCGTACAGGACGTAAACAGTTGCAGCGCACCCTTCAATACGGTGAGGAGAAAATCCGTGAGCTGGATGCCTGGATCGACGAGCTCAGTCGCTTGCGGGAGGAGATTCAGGATTTCAAGGCCCGCTTTGAAGAGAAGTTGGCATCGTTGGAAGCGGGGGAGGATGCCAACAAGTCCAAGAAATGA